A genomic window from Sphingobacterium spiritivorum includes:
- a CDS encoding outer membrane protein assembly factor BamB family protein, which produces MRKILLISAFLTAQLVHAQYHGQVYIDLNDNKKPDLNEKGVGDILVSDGYDIVKTDANGKFDIKPHEKARFLFITVPSGYKARKTHYIKLSKADETYDFSLVKDEVQSADKLRFIQITDTETPLYGQWIDNVRNYAREQGASLIMHTGDICYEPGMQFHARQVNSELMRRPTYYAVGNHDLVKGEYGEKLFEDLFGPTYYSFDAGPAHFVVTPMAGGDYAPSYTQDQVIAWLKKDLAAKDKNKPLIFINHDFAVGKDFVMKGKTEEIDLKQYNLKAWLFGHWHNNFVQRVGEGNVYVISTGAPNKGGIDNSAGQFMAIDISKDGVTHVQPVYANLKGHVAVVSPAVSGMNTLNGNKLDINVNIYDSERAVTGAYTYIYDQSGKQIAKETLQQQSDWNWRGQSALGKVSYGVNYEMLTEVVYANGERELKKQPFALTKTVADQALQLIWSANIGASVWKASPLVVDDMVLAATIDDGTTDKSKIVALDKKTGKEIWSYHTNSSVKNKLNVAEGLVLATDGAGNVYALDIKTGKLKWTKSLSGGTLPVYVTGGVVDKGIYYTGYGKYLSALNVKTGDVIWQNKDWNSGEGMPGSMLIAKNVLITGSNWNSLFAHDLASGKLLWKRNDDGLRFRSGGVSFDGEYVYTTGLNGLFVLDLKTGETVRKKIFEDEFKVMASPLLLNGELIMPTSVGGVKSYDMKTLEEKWQFNTGEALVYTSAYTSPDQHKPVRTVESSVLAVGNNLYFGASDGQFYVLDQSGKLVQAITLGAPIFAEATLADHYMYVADFSGNVHCFKMK; this is translated from the coding sequence ATGAGAAAAATATTACTTATCAGTGCATTTTTAACTGCTCAACTGGTACATGCACAGTATCACGGACAGGTTTACATCGATCTTAACGATAATAAGAAACCGGATCTGAATGAAAAAGGAGTAGGAGATATCCTCGTATCGGACGGATATGATATTGTCAAAACGGATGCGAATGGTAAATTTGATATTAAACCTCATGAAAAAGCCCGTTTTCTTTTCATTACCGTTCCATCGGGTTATAAGGCCAGAAAAACGCATTATATTAAACTTTCCAAAGCGGATGAAACATATGACTTCAGCCTCGTAAAAGACGAAGTTCAGTCTGCGGATAAACTACGCTTTATTCAGATAACGGATACAGAAACTCCGCTTTACGGGCAGTGGATAGACAATGTACGTAATTATGCACGCGAGCAGGGTGCTTCACTTATCATGCATACCGGCGATATCTGTTACGAACCGGGTATGCAGTTTCATGCCCGTCAGGTAAACTCCGAACTGATGCGCCGACCTACATATTATGCAGTTGGTAATCATGATCTGGTAAAAGGTGAATATGGTGAAAAATTATTTGAGGATCTGTTTGGTCCGACATATTATTCCTTTGATGCCGGTCCGGCCCACTTTGTGGTGACACCTATGGCCGGTGGCGACTATGCTCCCAGTTATACGCAGGATCAGGTGATCGCGTGGCTGAAGAAGGATCTGGCTGCCAAGGATAAGAATAAACCTTTGATCTTTATCAATCATGATTTTGCAGTAGGGAAAGATTTTGTGATGAAAGGTAAGACTGAGGAGATTGATCTCAAGCAGTATAATCTGAAAGCCTGGCTGTTTGGACACTGGCATAATAATTTTGTGCAACGCGTGGGCGAAGGTAATGTATATGTGATCTCCACAGGAGCTCCGAATAAAGGTGGAATCGATAATTCTGCAGGTCAGTTTATGGCTATTGATATCAGTAAGGACGGAGTCACTCACGTACAGCCAGTATATGCCAATCTGAAAGGGCATGTAGCTGTCGTAAGTCCTGCCGTATCCGGTATGAATACCCTTAATGGAAATAAACTGGATATAAATGTCAATATCTACGATAGTGAACGAGCGGTAACCGGAGCTTATACTTATATCTATGATCAGAGTGGCAAACAGATTGCCAAAGAGACACTGCAGCAACAGAGCGACTGGAACTGGAGAGGACAAAGTGCATTAGGTAAAGTGTCTTACGGTGTAAATTATGAGATGCTGACTGAAGTTGTATATGCCAACGGTGAACGTGAATTAAAGAAGCAACCTTTCGCGTTAACAAAGACCGTTGCTGATCAGGCTTTGCAGCTGATATGGAGTGCCAATATCGGGGCGAGTGTATGGAAAGCAAGTCCGCTTGTTGTGGATGATATGGTATTAGCTGCGACTATTGATGACGGTACGACAGACAAAAGCAAGATCGTCGCTCTGGACAAAAAGACCGGAAAAGAGATCTGGTCTTATCATACAAACAGCTCTGTTAAGAATAAGTTGAACGTAGCTGAAGGGCTTGTATTAGCTACGGATGGTGCCGGAAATGTGTATGCGCTGGATATCAAAACCGGAAAGCTCAAATGGACAAAGAGCCTTAGCGGAGGAACGCTGCCGGTATATGTAACCGGAGGTGTCGTTGATAAAGGTATTTATTATACCGGATATGGTAAATACCTGTCGGCCTTAAACGTCAAAACAGGAGATGTAATCTGGCAGAATAAGGATTGGAATAGTGGCGAGGGGATGCCCGGATCTATGCTGATCGCTAAGAATGTACTGATCACAGGCAGCAACTGGAATAGCTTATTTGCACATGACCTTGCATCAGGCAAGTTGTTGTGGAAGAGAAATGATGACGGACTTCGTTTCAGAAGCGGGGGTGTGAGTTTTGATGGTGAGTATGTATACACGACTGGACTCAACGGTTTGTTTGTACTGGATCTGAAAACCGGAGAAACGGTTAGAAAGAAGATTTTTGAAGATGAATTTAAGGTAATGGCCTCGCCTCTGCTTTTAAACGGGGAACTGATCATGCCTACATCAGTAGGCGGTGTAAAAAGTTACGATATGAAGACTTTGGAAGAAAAATGGCAGTTTAACACCGGAGAAGCATTGGTGTATACTTCGGCCTATACCAGTCCGGATCAGCACAAACCGGTCCGTACGGTAGAAAGCAGTGTACTTGCTGTCGGAAACAACCTGTACTTCGGCGCTTCGGACGGACAATTTTATGTGCTTGATCAGAGCGGTAAACTGGTACAGGCTATTACATTGGGAGCTCCTATATTCGCCGAGGCAACTCTTGCAGACCACTATATGTATGTTGCTGATTTTTCAGGTAATGTACATTGTTTTAAGATGAAATAA
- a CDS encoding metallophosphoesterase family protein, producing the protein MINRKSFLKIGGLGISGLLLSPALASARTSTDKASQRIRFGVITDLHYDLMHDSEKRAAAFIEAMKQEKPDFIIQLGDFCMPKPQNKPLMDIWNSFEGEKYHVLGNHDTDGGYTKEQSLAFWSAERPYYSFDKNGFHFVVLDGNEKSETTEIPGYPRTIAKKQLEWLRDDLQKTSLRTVIFCHQGLENTLGGLDNGMEVRYLLEQINEKAGFKKVILVLTGHHHMNYHNEINGIHYVQINSASYYWAGEDFKNQAFSEDFYKKHRILQYTLVYEEPIWAMIDINNKNKISIKGKKTSMAGIPLEQTGIDIYKDVYPISSEIDSRILKY; encoded by the coding sequence ATGATAAACAGAAAATCATTTTTAAAAATCGGAGGACTGGGGATCTCCGGTCTTCTGCTGAGTCCCGCACTTGCCTCTGCCAGAACAAGTACAGATAAAGCCAGTCAAAGGATCCGGTTCGGTGTAATCACAGATCTGCATTATGATCTGATGCACGACAGCGAAAAACGGGCAGCAGCCTTTATTGAAGCAATGAAACAGGAAAAACCGGATTTCATTATCCAGCTGGGAGATTTCTGCATGCCCAAACCTCAGAATAAGCCTTTGATGGATATATGGAACAGCTTTGAGGGTGAAAAATATCATGTGCTCGGCAATCATGATACGGATGGCGGATATACGAAAGAACAATCGCTGGCATTCTGGTCCGCTGAACGCCCCTACTATTCGTTTGATAAGAATGGTTTTCACTTTGTTGTCCTGGACGGTAATGAGAAAAGTGAAACAACCGAGATACCGGGTTATCCGCGAACAATCGCAAAGAAGCAACTGGAGTGGCTCAGAGACGATCTGCAAAAGACTTCTCTAAGAACCGTAATCTTTTGTCATCAGGGGCTGGAAAATACCTTAGGCGGACTCGATAACGGAATGGAGGTCCGCTATCTGTTAGAGCAGATAAACGAAAAGGCAGGATTCAAAAAGGTCATCCTCGTATTGACCGGGCATCATCACATGAACTATCATAATGAAATAAACGGGATACATTATGTGCAGATCAACAGTGCGTCCTATTACTGGGCAGGTGAAGATTTCAAAAACCAGGCATTTTCAGAAGACTTTTACAAAAAACACCGTATACTCCAATATACACTGGTCTATGAGGAACCAATCTGGGCTATGATCGATATTAACAATAAGAATAAAATCTCGATCAAAGGCAAAAAAACAAGTATGGCCGGCATACCTCTGGAACAGACGGGAATTGATATTTACAAAGACGTATATCCCATTAGTTCGGAAATCGATTCCAGAATACTTAAATACTAA
- a CDS encoding HAD hydrolase-like protein produces MSKIKLALFDMAGTTVQDNREVEKCFFEAIRATQLEVSSEKINSMMGWSKYRVFETIWKDEIGENHPSFKDKVDESYAFFCNTLEHHYETYGAKPYDGVPEVFEFCRENDIRIALTTGFYRKVTAIILRKLDWDKDLDSNYIRLHNTSNNIINCSVSSSDVVNGRPEPDMIHLAMEKCQIRDAATVFNIGDTPSDLQSAHRANVGYSVGSLYGTHTVHELNYYPSDKLIHQPLEIIELIKAL; encoded by the coding sequence ATGAGTAAAATTAAATTAGCCCTGTTTGATATGGCCGGTACGACCGTACAGGACAATCGTGAAGTCGAAAAATGTTTTTTTGAAGCCATCCGGGCAACACAACTGGAAGTGTCTTCAGAAAAAATAAACAGCATGATGGGCTGGTCCAAATACCGGGTATTCGAAACCATCTGGAAAGATGAAATCGGGGAAAATCATCCCTCGTTTAAAGACAAAGTGGATGAGTCCTATGCTTTTTTCTGCAATACACTTGAGCATCATTATGAAACATACGGCGCAAAACCTTATGACGGAGTACCGGAAGTATTTGAATTCTGCAGAGAAAATGACATCCGGATCGCATTGACTACAGGATTTTACCGTAAGGTTACCGCTATAATTCTGCGTAAACTGGACTGGGATAAAGACCTGGACAGTAATTACATAAGACTGCATAACACTTCGAACAATATTATCAATTGTTCTGTATCCAGCAGTGATGTCGTAAACGGCAGACCTGAACCGGATATGATTCATCTTGCGATGGAAAAATGTCAGATCCGTGATGCAGCTACGGTTTTCAATATCGGCGATACGCCTTCGGATTTACAATCCGCTCACCGCGCTAATGTTGGATATTCTGTAGGATCACTCTACGGAACACATACAGTGCATGAACTGAATTATTATCCCTCGGATAAACTTATACATCAGCCATTGGAAATTATAGAACTCATAAAAGCCTTATAA
- a CDS encoding alcohol dehydrogenase catalytic domain-containing protein: protein MIKQGNFLVFEQSNMPPAVHSQPVRSLSEGEILVKICYITLCGSDLHTYCGIRQEPCPTILGHEIVGVIEDIASDYKAYDAIDSTLQKGDLVTWTVFASDPQTDSYNPDIPQKNTALYKYGHRQLTEADSFHGGVATHIISFVKPQQINNYE, encoded by the coding sequence ATGATAAAACAGGGCAATTTTCTGGTTTTTGAACAATCTAACATGCCTCCGGCTGTGCACAGCCAGCCTGTCCGATCGCTCTCGGAGGGAGAAATATTAGTAAAAATCTGCTATATCACCCTTTGCGGAAGTGATCTTCACACCTATTGCGGTATACGTCAGGAACCCTGTCCGACCATTCTGGGACACGAAATTGTAGGCGTCATTGAGGATATCGCTTCTGATTATAAAGCATATGATGCCATCGACAGTACCTTGCAAAAAGGCGATCTGGTCACCTGGACTGTATTTGCCAGTGATCCACAGACAGACAGCTACAATCCGGATATTCCACAGAAAAATACAGCACTTTATAAATACGGGCATCGTCAGCTTACAGAAGCAGACAGTTTCCATGGTGGGGTGGCTACGCATATTATATCATTTGTCAAACCACAACAGATCAATAATTATGAGTAA
- the acnA gene encoding aconitate hydratase AcnA has translation MDTSKAKSLQKLDVNGTTYHYSSLKNLPGGSVDHLPFSIRILLENVLRNFDGFSITDEHVNTLLHWSPAPVDKDIPFKPARILMQDFTGVPAVVDMASLRAEYVRHGKDGQKINPAIPVDLVIDHSVQVDYFGTDYSYDKNVQLEYDRNTERYELLKWAQKGLRNFTVVPPGMGICHQVNLEYLAKGVISREGWLFPDSLVGTDSHTPMVNGIGVIGWGVGGIEAEAAMLGQPIFFTCPEVIGLKLTGNIPDACTATDMVLSITKILRDKGVVGKFVEVFGEGLDNLTVTDRATISNMSPEFGCTVTYFPIDNRTLEYMHATNRSKEQIEIVETYCKENLLWRTGNETIQYSSLVEFDLSTLEPTVSGPKRPQDKIIVKELGSKFATLLDKEHNREYQPFQDRREAAWLADGGSGTEFTFGKVPLTAPNNFQVDKEALQSVRIKHKNKEFILSDGSIVIAAITSCTNTSNPAVMIGAGLLARNAVEKGLRTKSWVKTSLAPGSKVVTQYLERAGLNVDLDALRFHTVGYGCTSCIGNSGPLPPHIAEAVDKGELVVASVLSGNRNFEARVHPQVKMNFLMSPMLVVAYALVGRVDINLLEDPLDYDPNGNPVYLKDIWPSREEIIRTINDCVKQEDFQEVYDVIFDGSTDWQNLQVNLEQNYEWKSDSTYIKESPFFEGLKETLNPVTDIKDARVLLYLGDSVTTDHISPAGSFKDNTSAGQYLLAHDVAQADFNSYGSRRGNHEVMMRGTFANVRIKNKIVEKEGGYSIYFPDNEVNTVYETAMAYQKDQTPLIVLAGKEYGSGSSRDWAAKGTFLLGIKAVIAESFERIHRSNLVGMGVAPLVFVEGQNAESLGLDGTETFTITGLAENLSPHKLLDVNAVHPSGKATDFKVKARLDSAIEIEYYKNDGILQYVLREYLKNN, from the coding sequence ATGGACACATCTAAAGCAAAATCACTTCAGAAACTTGATGTTAATGGCACAACCTATCATTACAGTTCGCTGAAAAACCTTCCCGGAGGTTCGGTAGATCATCTTCCGTTCAGTATCCGGATTTTATTGGAAAATGTACTCCGCAATTTTGACGGGTTCAGCATTACCGATGAACATGTCAATACATTGCTTCACTGGTCACCGGCTCCCGTAGACAAAGATATACCCTTCAAGCCGGCCCGTATTCTGATGCAGGATTTCACCGGTGTACCCGCTGTCGTGGATATGGCCTCCCTGCGGGCAGAATATGTACGCCACGGAAAAGACGGACAAAAGATAAATCCGGCTATCCCCGTGGATCTGGTAATTGACCATTCCGTACAGGTAGATTACTTCGGCACAGATTATTCCTATGATAAGAATGTACAACTCGAATATGACCGCAATACCGAACGCTATGAGCTCCTGAAATGGGCGCAAAAAGGACTCCGTAATTTTACAGTTGTTCCTCCCGGAATGGGAATCTGCCATCAGGTCAATCTGGAATATCTGGCCAAGGGAGTCATCAGCAGAGAAGGCTGGTTATTTCCGGATTCCTTAGTCGGTACTGATTCGCATACCCCGATGGTAAATGGTATCGGCGTCATTGGCTGGGGTGTAGGAGGTATAGAAGCGGAAGCCGCAATGCTGGGGCAGCCCATCTTCTTTACCTGTCCTGAAGTCATCGGTCTGAAACTTACCGGAAATATCCCGGATGCCTGTACCGCTACTGATATGGTACTTTCCATTACCAAAATATTGAGAGATAAAGGAGTAGTAGGCAAATTTGTGGAAGTCTTCGGCGAAGGACTAGACAACCTGACGGTAACGGATCGCGCTACAATCTCCAATATGTCGCCTGAATTTGGCTGTACTGTCACCTACTTCCCTATCGATAACCGCACATTGGAATATATGCATGCGACCAATCGTTCCAAAGAGCAGATAGAGATTGTAGAAACCTATTGTAAGGAAAATCTGCTGTGGCGAACCGGCAATGAGACCATCCAGTATTCGTCATTAGTCGAATTTGATCTGTCTACATTAGAACCAACCGTTTCAGGACCCAAACGTCCGCAGGATAAGATCATCGTGAAAGAACTGGGAAGCAAATTTGCTACCTTGCTGGATAAAGAACACAACAGAGAATACCAGCCTTTTCAGGATCGCCGTGAAGCGGCCTGGCTGGCAGATGGCGGATCAGGAACTGAATTCACCTTCGGAAAAGTGCCACTCACAGCTCCTAATAATTTTCAGGTAGATAAAGAAGCCCTACAGTCCGTCCGTATCAAGCATAAGAATAAAGAATTTATCCTGAGCGATGGCAGTATCGTGATTGCAGCCATCACCAGTTGTACCAATACCTCCAACCCTGCCGTCATGATCGGCGCCGGACTACTGGCCCGCAATGCGGTAGAAAAAGGATTACGGACCAAGTCCTGGGTCAAAACATCTCTGGCTCCGGGATCTAAAGTCGTCACTCAATATCTGGAACGGGCCGGACTGAATGTAGATCTGGATGCCTTAAGGTTTCATACCGTGGGATACGGCTGTACTTCCTGTATCGGCAACTCAGGCCCGCTTCCTCCGCATATCGCTGAAGCCGTAGATAAAGGCGAACTGGTAGTGGCATCGGTGCTCTCCGGCAATCGTAATTTCGAAGCACGTGTACATCCGCAGGTAAAGATGAACTTTCTGATGTCACCTATGCTCGTAGTTGCCTATGCACTGGTGGGTCGTGTAGATATCAACCTGCTGGAAGATCCGCTGGATTATGATCCGAATGGCAATCCGGTGTATCTGAAAGATATATGGCCGAGCCGGGAAGAGATTATCCGGACCATCAATGACTGTGTGAAACAGGAAGATTTTCAGGAAGTATATGACGTCATCTTTGACGGGTCTACAGACTGGCAGAATCTGCAGGTCAATCTGGAACAAAACTACGAATGGAAATCAGATTCTACCTATATCAAGGAATCACCATTCTTTGAGGGGCTGAAAGAGACCTTAAATCCGGTAACAGATATCAAAGACGCACGTGTGTTATTATATCTCGGAGATTCGGTCACGACAGACCATATCTCCCCTGCCGGCTCGTTCAAAGATAACACTTCTGCAGGTCAGTACTTACTGGCTCACGATGTCGCACAGGCTGACTTCAACTCTTACGGATCACGAAGAGGGAATCACGAAGTCATGATGCGGGGTACTTTTGCCAATGTACGTATTAAAAATAAGATCGTTGAAAAAGAAGGTGGATACAGTATCTATTTTCCAGATAACGAAGTGAATACCGTATATGAGACCGCTATGGCCTACCAGAAAGATCAGACACCACTTATTGTATTAGCAGGTAAAGAATACGGATCAGGATCATCCAGAGACTGGGCAGCTAAAGGAACATTTCTGCTGGGTATAAAAGCAGTTATAGCCGAAAGCTTTGAACGTATACACCGCAGCAATCTGGTCGGTATGGGCGTAGCACCGCTGGTATTTGTAGAAGGTCAGAATGCCGAATCTCTGGGACTGGACGGAACAGAAACATTTACCATCACGGGACTGGCCGAAAACCTGAGTCCGCATAAATTACTGGACGTCAATGCAGTACATCCTTCAGGCAAAGCGACTGACTTCAAAGTCAAAGCCAGACTGGATTCCGCTATAGAGATAGAATATTACAAGAATGATGGTATCCTGCAATATGTATTGAGAGAATACCTGAAGAATAATTAA
- the mnmE gene encoding tRNA uridine-5-carboxymethylaminomethyl(34) synthesis GTPase MnmE yields MSTSSIQQQETIVALATANGNGAIAVIRLSGKDAIEIANQVFRGKDLSAQPSHTVHFGTIRDGEEILDEVLVTLFVGPNSYTKEHVVEISTHNSKYIIERIISLLIRKGARAAKPGEFTLRAFLNGGMDLSQAEAVADLIASNSAASHQIAMQQMRGGFSNQLRKLRDDLIHFASLIELELDFSEEDVEFANRDQLKLLILQINSVVRKLIQSFEQGNVLKNGVPVVIAGKPNVGKSTLLNALLNEERAIVSDIAGTTRDTIEDEINIHGVTFRFIDTAGIRETVDVIEAKGVERTREKMKQARLIIYLFDPVQDTIADVETQLEEVRSLNIPFVTIINKSDLLSEEQRAGYQSLSPVFISAKEQIGVEELKDELLRQVNLANLNTDDVMVTNIRHVEALQHTEDSLGRVLFGIDNPVTSDFLAMDIRQALYHLGEITGSVSTDDLLDNIFSKFCIGK; encoded by the coding sequence ATGTCTACATCTTCTATTCAACAACAAGAGACTATAGTTGCATTGGCTACGGCCAATGGTAATGGTGCTATCGCTGTGATCCGTCTTTCGGGCAAGGATGCTATTGAAATTGCCAATCAGGTTTTTCGTGGCAAGGATCTTTCTGCTCAACCTTCTCATACGGTTCATTTCGGTACCATCCGGGATGGAGAGGAAATTCTGGATGAGGTGCTGGTCACCTTATTTGTAGGCCCTAATTCTTACACGAAGGAGCATGTGGTGGAAATATCTACACACAACTCTAAATATATTATCGAACGTATTATCAGCTTACTGATCCGCAAGGGGGCAAGGGCTGCCAAGCCGGGAGAATTTACACTGCGTGCTTTCCTGAACGGTGGTATGGATCTTTCGCAGGCAGAGGCGGTGGCGGATCTGATTGCGTCTAATTCGGCGGCATCCCATCAGATCGCTATGCAGCAGATGAGGGGCGGATTTTCCAATCAGCTACGGAAGCTACGGGATGATCTGATTCATTTTGCTTCGCTTATCGAACTGGAACTTGATTTTTCGGAGGAGGATGTGGAGTTTGCAAACCGGGATCAGCTGAAGCTGCTGATTTTACAGATCAATTCGGTAGTACGAAAACTTATTCAGTCTTTTGAACAGGGAAATGTGCTCAAAAATGGTGTTCCGGTGGTTATTGCCGGCAAACCGAATGTGGGTAAATCTACTTTGCTGAACGCTTTGCTGAATGAAGAACGTGCTATTGTATCGGATATCGCCGGTACTACACGGGATACAATCGAAGATGAGATTAATATTCATGGAGTGACGTTCCGTTTTATTGATACGGCTGGTATACGCGAAACGGTAGATGTGATTGAGGCAAAAGGCGTGGAGCGTACCCGAGAAAAGATGAAACAGGCACGCCTGATTATCTATCTCTTTGATCCGGTACAGGATACGATTGCGGATGTGGAAACGCAACTGGAAGAGGTGCGAAGCCTGAATATTCCTTTTGTGACGATTATCAATAAGTCGGATTTGCTGTCGGAAGAACAGCGTGCCGGATATCAGTCTCTTTCTCCGGTATTTATTTCTGCTAAGGAGCAGATCGGCGTTGAAGAACTGAAGGATGAACTGCTGCGTCAGGTGAACCTGGCTAATCTGAATACGGATGATGTAATGGTAACTAATATTCGCCATGTCGAAGCGCTGCAGCATACGGAAGATTCGCTGGGCAGGGTACTGTTTGGTATTGATAATCCGGTTACTTCTGACTTCCTGGCTATGGATATCCGCCAGGCGCTGTATCACCTGGGAGAAATCACGGGTAGTGTTTCTACAGATGATCTGCTGGATAATATCTTTAGTAAGTTTTGTATCGGGAAGTAA
- a CDS encoding metallophosphoesterase, translated as MKIQIISDLHQEFGMTELSFDKADIVVFAGDINLGIKGIQWIQSTIKSKPVIYVLGNHEYYKGSYPKTLHKVRALAENSNVHVLEDSYIDIDNIRFHGCTLWTDFSVFGNSVEYGIICQSTMSDYKMIRRDPSYSKMRSVDTFQIHQVSRKWLEGSLQGSEKSKNIVVTHHAPGLQSVPTEYKNDPVSAAYASDMEDFILMHQPDFWIHGHIHTPSRYHIGKTEIICNPHGYIDEPYNGYEKELVVEV; from the coding sequence ATGAAGATTCAAATAATCAGTGATTTACATCAGGAGTTTGGGATGACGGAATTATCTTTTGATAAGGCTGACATTGTTGTATTTGCCGGTGATATAAATCTCGGCATAAAAGGAATTCAGTGGATTCAATCAACTATAAAATCCAAACCTGTAATTTATGTGCTTGGAAACCATGAATACTACAAAGGATCGTATCCCAAAACGCTCCATAAAGTAAGAGCCTTAGCTGAAAATTCAAATGTTCATGTATTAGAGGATTCATATATTGATATAGATAATATTCGATTCCACGGTTGCACGTTATGGACAGATTTTTCAGTATTTGGTAATTCAGTGGAATATGGTATCATTTGTCAGTCGACCATGAGCGATTATAAAATGATAAGGCGTGACCCTTCTTATTCAAAGATGCGCTCCGTTGATACTTTTCAAATTCATCAGGTGTCACGGAAATGGTTAGAAGGAAGTTTACAAGGTTCTGAGAAATCTAAAAATATTGTAGTTACACATCATGCGCCAGGTTTACAGTCTGTACCAACAGAATATAAAAATGATCCTGTATCGGCTGCATATGCTTCTGATATGGAAGATTTTATTTTAATGCATCAACCAGATTTCTGGATTCATGGTCATATCCATACACCAAGTCGATATCATATTGGGAAGACAGAAATTATATGTAATCCGCATGGCTATATAGATGAGCCTTATAATGGTTATGAGAAGGAGTTGGTTGTTGAAGTGTAG